A portion of the Sabethes cyaneus chromosome 3, idSabCyanKW18_F2, whole genome shotgun sequence genome contains these proteins:
- the LOC128741482 gene encoding 37 kDa salivary gland allergen Aed a 2-like → MKFIILALVIQTVASWDPVDPEEALFTYTRCIEEFSKKASNPSVALMNWKSWKLEPANELATKCYVKCALVRLGLYDPVANAFKPERIDPQWEKYRKYDFVDENKVQAYKNALQSVAQPASDKCEDIFSAYQAVHSKHVDTSRKLFHGYPENTAVIYKDLGRNIRQRKQSYFVFCENKYYLEGANERNKLCDIRAYKVFEKDETYKQLLICIFRGLRYLTNENKINETEIVRDFVQVGKDESKIQQLVKKCGTGAPANDDKSLVLHYYKCLLADPLKEDFKEAFNYRELRSEDYAYKLRPNTPPYSKAVVDARMAEIDDFQCPKSS, encoded by the exons ATGAAGTTTATTATTCTAGCTCTAGTCATTCAAACG GTTGCATCCTGGGATCCGGTGGATCCCGAAGAGGCACTGTTCACCTATACAAGATGCATAGAAGAATTCTCCAAGAAGGCATCGAATCCATCTGTTGCACTGATGAATTGGAAGTCCTGGAAACTGGAACCGGCCAACGAACTTGCCACGAAATGCTACGTAAAATGTGCGCTTGTGCGGTTGGGTTTGTATGATCCTGTCGCAAATGCTTTTAAG CCGGAACGAATCGACCCACAGTGGGAGAAGTATCGGAAGTATGACTTCGTAGACGAAAACAAAGTTCAGGCCTATAAGAACGCGCTTCAAAGCGTAGCTCAGCCTGCCAGCGACAAGTGTGAGGATATATTTTCGGCATATCAAGCGGTACATTCAAAACATGTGGACACTTCACGAAAACTTTTCCATGGCTACCCTGAAAATACAGCAGTAATATACAAGGATTTG GGAAGAAACATCCGACAGAGAAAACAGTCATATTTCGTGTTCTGTGAGAATAAATACTATCTCGAGGGTGCAAATGAACGTAATAAATTATGCGATATCAGAGCATATAAAGTGTTTGAGAAAGATGAAACCTACAAACAGTTATTGATTTGTATATTCCGAGGATTACGTTACCTAACTAATGAGAACAAAATTAAT GAAACTGAAATCGTCCGAGATTTTGTACAGGTGGGCAAAGATGAGAGTAAAATTCAACAGCTAGTGAAAAAATGTGGCACAGGCGCTCCGGCTAATGACGATAAGTCCCTTGTGTTGCATTACTACAAGTGTCTGCTCGCGGATCCACTGAAGGAAGACTTTAAGGAAGCTTTCAATTATCGTGAACTCAGATCGGAGGACTACGCGTACAAGCTGAGGCCCAACACGCCACCTTATTCGAAGGCCGTCGTCGATGCTCGTATGGCTGAAATAGACGATTTTCAGTGCCCTAAGTCTTCGTAA
- the LOC128742826 gene encoding uncharacterized protein LOC128742826, giving the protein MIPLTKAVFLTVLWTVSLQFATATAEDNLPPRLSGPGAGALDPDEVAFAMAWCAQQHAGAFVNWAAVQQWQQWNFDIRRPENQCFTRCFLAAVGLYAADVNQFKTSAVEVQYQKYSDVLSSVVNTGKMSKLRKALKELDSGDGSCQAVHSSFKKIWKRNELRTSLSNLYHGNEDILRNLYRKDESIKIVDESAFDFCARTIKPPKQSSCKIRNTLLVLTGIEGKTLEFIDCIFQQFRYMDKNYNIVVDEILSDFKMIGSRHITDAKAILERCRNPAEAGVGLRCYNALLNDPKTKYGFKLALVARRAISSDYFYFVKNNLADLKLIHSRITASKCIN; this is encoded by the exons ATGATTCCACTGACTAAGGCAGTTTTCCTAACAGTACTTTGGACAGTATCTTTGCAATTCGCCACGGCAACGGCGGAGGACAATCTTCCACCGAGGCTCAGTGGACCCGGTGCTGGAGCACTGGATCCCGACGAAGTTGCATTTGCAATGGCTTGGTGCGCTCAGCAGCACGCTGGAGCATTCGTTAACTGGGCGGCTGTACAGCAATGGCAGCAGTGGAACTTCGATATCCGGCGACCGGAAAACCAGTGCTTCACCCGGTGTTTCCTCGCAGCGGTGGGGTTGTACGCGGCCGACGTTAATCAGTTTAAA ACTTCAGCAGTCGAAGTGCAGTACCAGAAATATTCAGACGTTTTGTCAAGTGTGGTGAATACTGGAAAGATGAGCAAACTACGGAAAGCTTTGAAAGAACTTGATTCAGGTGATGGATCCTGTCAAGCAGTACATAGCAGTTTCAAAAAGATTTGGAAAAGGAATGAATTGCGTACATCTTTGTCCAATCTTTATCACGGCAATGAAGATATTCTACGAAACTTGTATAGAAAAGAC GAAAGCATTAAAATTGTGGATGAATCGGCATTTGATTTCTGTGCAAGAACTATAAAGCCTCCGAAGCAAAGCAGCTGTAAAATTAGAAACACACTGCTAGTGCTAACTGGCATTGAAGGGAAAACCCTTGAGTTTATCGATTGCATATTCCAACAATTTAGGTACATGGACAAAAATTACAACATCGTT GTTGATGAAATTCTAAGTGACTTCAAGATGATCGGTTCACGCCACATAACAGATGCAAAAGCAATTCTGGAGCGATGCAGAAACCCTGCCGAAGCTGGTGTTGGGCTCCGCTGTTACAATGCGCTGCTAAACGATCCTAAAACGAAGTACGGATTTAAGTTGGCCCTGGTGGCTCGTCGTGCAATCTCCTcggattatttttattttgtaaaaaataacctggCTGATTTAAAGCTGATTCACAGTCGAATTACCGCTTCTAAATGCattaattag